The following nucleotide sequence is from Phycisphaerales bacterium.
TCTTGCCCACTCCGCGCGTGCCGGTGAAGAGATAGGCGTGGGCGACGCGGTCGGACTCGATCGCCCGACTGAGCGTGCGCGCAATCGCCTCCTGCCCGATGACTTCATCAAAGTCCTGGGAGCGATACCGGCGAGCGAGAACGGTGTAGGCCATGGAACCCTATTGAAGGGGCCAAACCCCGAGTGGGCAAAAGTTGCCGGAAAGATCGCCATCCATCCTCCTCCAAGGGCCGAAACCACTCGCCGCGCCCGCGCCGGGTTCGACCGCAGACGGCTCGTTCTCAGCTCAGCGGCTGATGGCGTGCTGCCGGCGTGCCTTCCACAGTACCACACCGAATGGCAGCCACCAGATCACGTCGTTGAAGAGGATGAGCCAGCCGAACGTCCAAGGGAACTCGCCCTTGACAGCATACACGACGAAGCCGATCGGGCCGAACACCTTTCCCAGCAGTCCCACGAGTACGAGCGGCCAGTGGCGCAGCGGATTGGCCGAGGCGATGAGGTAGCCGATGCCGTACACGCCGATGACCATGCCAAGGCATTGCCAGACCTGCGGCCAGTTCGGCCGCGCCAGGCCCATCAGGTCGAACGCGGTGTTGGGCGACAGCAGCGCGCTCAACCCCCACGCGATGTTGTAAACACCGGCTGCGATCAGCGCCCAGCGCATCCACCCAGCCGGCCGGGATGGCCCCACGTCTTCACGCATGGCGTTGAGCATATCGCCGCCGCGTCGCGCGAGCTGTGGCGGGCCACACACCAAAAGCGACCGCCGCCGTGCGCTGCTTGTGGCGAGCGAGCGACGGCGGCGGTCTGGAAGGAGGAACGTGGATGAAGTCGCGTGGAGTTTCTACTGGGTGATCTGAGATTCGACGGGCCGGCTCTTGACGCTCCACGCGCCGCCGGGGCCGCGCCGGATCACGGCCTGCGTGAACACCGGCGTGCCGAGCGGCGCGCCTCCTGGAATGCTCAGGCGAAGCGAGGCCACGCCGGAAGCGTCCGCTCTGGCCGAGTCGATGATCGTCAGCGGGTTGCGCAGATCGAGGCACAGACCACCGAGTTGCGGCGGGCAGGCGCCTTGGCCGAGGCCGCGCGTGCTGTAGAGGAAGTGCACCTGCTCGCCGGGCACGGCCCCCTGCGCGTGGAGCGTCGCCGTCTGCCCGCGGCGGAGCGGCGTCTGTGAGAGGATGATGTCATAGTCCGACGGCGCAACGCCACGGAAGATGCTCACGCCGGGGTACCACCAGCGGCCGTTGTCAACCTGGCAGAGCACCGCCAGATCGACGGTGCCATCGCCGTCAAAGTCGCCGGTGATCATGTCAAAGGCATCCTGGCCGACGCCCAGGCGCATGAGCCGGTCGAAGGCGCCGTTGCCGACGCCCTTCCAGTAGGAGACGTCCTGCGCGCTGAAGTTCGCGGTGAAGGCGTCGATCTCGCCGTCACCTTCGGCGTCGCCGAAGTAGAGGCCAGCGGTGTGATCGGCATAGCCGTATGAGCCGTGGTACGTATCGAGGATGTGGAAGTCACCGTTGCCCCGGTTGCGCCGCACGCCCAGGCCCGTCTCATCGAGGTTGTAGATGGTGGCGAAGTCGATCGAGGCGTTGCGGTCGAAGTCGGCGGCGCCGAAGGCGCGCACGCCACGACCGGCCGGAACCTCGAACGACGCCTGGAAACGACCGTCTCCGAGCCCGAAGGCAACCGTGGCGCTGCCCTGCAGGCCGGAGTCAGTGAGCAGATCGGGCCAGCCGTCGCCATTGAAGTCACCCATGCCGATCTTGCGGACGAAATCGGTCGTGGTGTTGCGCACCGGCGCATTAAACGAACCGGTGCCTCGATTGATCGCGACATTGACTTCGAAGAATCCGCTGAACACGACGTCGAGGGCGCCGTCGGCGTTGACATCCCAGAGGTTCATGTCCCCTTCGACGTACGCGGACGTGATGAACTGCATCGCTCCAAACGAGCCGTTGCCGCTGTTGAGCCGGGCGCGGATGGCGCCGGTGCTGTCGCGGAAAACCAGATCGAGTCGGCCGTCGCCGCTGATGTCGGCAAGGCGCACGACAGTGGGATAGGTTGACGCGCTGTAGGTTTCGATCGCGGCGAAGCTGCCGTCGCCTTGGTTGCGGCGCACGGTGATGCCGTGCTGCTCGGCGAAGTCCGCGCGGAAGCCGGCGACGAGATCGAGGTCGCCGTCGCTGTCGATGTCGCCCGCCAAAAGGTTCGTCGGAAAGGCCGGCGAGAGGCCCGGGCTGGTCATGTCAATGACGGGCGGCTGGATGAACGTGCCGTCGCCGGGGTTTTCGTAGACACATGCGCCCATCGACTCGGAGCAGACCACGACAACCTCCAGGTCGGTGTCGCCGTCGAGATCGGTCGCGTGAATGGAGCGCGGATTGCGCCCGCAGCGGAAGCGTTGGGGGGCGGCGAAGCC
It contains:
- a CDS encoding alkyl hydroperoxide reductase; translation: MREDVGPSRPAGWMRWALIAAGVYNIAWGLSALLSPNTAFDLMGLARPNWPQVWQCLGMVIGVYGIGYLIASANPLRHWPLVLVGLLGKVFGPIGFVVYAVKGEFPWTFGWLILFNDVIWWLPFGVVLWKARRQHAISR
- a CDS encoding VCBS repeat-containing protein, which translates into the protein MNARMIQSRDRLAASSAAIAAAVLLAIAGSASSQTRTVPFDVPWLSYETAVYPEGIFPAASRVADFNADLVPDLAVVSFGGTAHLSILVGDGVGGYEPFVTYPLTLESNDVEVGDFDRDGDIDVAVAETGRFWEGNLISIWSNNGSGQFTRTRLLGAGSTGPNGLTTADLNGDGWLDFAVAHDRYIEYGNSIAVILSDGVGGFRTPAVYTLTAGTNRITVGDLDGDTDVDLAVGHETNRWTFMRNGGSGQFTSAGTFTGIEQGSLPEDPAIHVVDFDRDGDQDVFYGHADSGGFYEGAFGFWRNSGGGSFPPPEAIELNSYTRGPSSIRTADVTGDGWLDALVATSSSQWYLVAGNGSGGFAAPQRFRCGRNPRSIHATDLDGDTDLEVVVVCSESMGACVYENPGDGTFIQPPVIDMTSPGLSPAFPTNLLAGDIDSDGDLDLVAGFRADFAEQHGITVRRNQGDGSFAAIETYSASTYPTVVRLADISGDGRLDLVFRDSTGAIRARLNSGNGSFGAMQFITSAYVEGDMNLWDVNADGALDVVFSGFFEVNVAINRGTGSFNAPVRNTTTDFVRKIGMGDFNGDGWPDLLTDSGLQGSATVAFGLGDGRFQASFEVPAGRGVRAFGAADFDRNASIDFATIYNLDETGLGVRRNRGNGDFHILDTYHGSYGYADHTAGLYFGDAEGDGEIDAFTANFSAQDVSYWKGVGNGAFDRLMRLGVGQDAFDMITGDFDGDGTVDLAVLCQVDNGRWWYPGVSIFRGVAPSDYDIILSQTPLRRGQTATLHAQGAVPGEQVHFLYSTRGLGQGACPPQLGGLCLDLRNPLTIIDSARADASGVASLRLSIPGGAPLGTPVFTQAVIRRGPGGAWSVKSRPVESQITQ